The Vulpes vulpes isolate BD-2025 chromosome 8, VulVul3, whole genome shotgun sequence genome has a window encoding:
- the MTLN gene encoding mitoregulin yields MADVSERTLQLSVLVAFASGVLVGWQANRLRRRYLDWRKRRLQDKLATTQKKLDLA; encoded by the coding sequence ATGGCGGACGTGTCCGAGAGGACGCTGCAGCTGTCTGTGCTGGTGGCCTTCGCGTCCGGGGTGCTCGTGGGCTGGCAGGCGAACCGGCTGCGGAGGCGCTACCTGGACTGGAGGAAGCGGAGGCTGCAGGACAAGCTGGCGACGACTCAGAAGAAGCTGGACCTGGCCTGA